The stretch of DNA TCATAAAAGGCACAATAGAACGCTCGGTGCCAGCTCCCATATATAAACTCCAGCCTTCCAGCAACAAACACTATTTTTGTTAGAAAAGTCTTCATCAGTCTTCAGGTGTAATGGGGAAAGTATTAGGAAAACACTTCTACGCTGAGGAGGACATCGTCCCTGGAGGAAGGAATAGAGAAGAATCACAAGATGGGGAAAGCCCACAGAGCAGGCACCTGGACCCCAACCCCTGTGAAGATGAGTTGCCGTCCAGCTCCGTCCCTgggcaaaaaaagaggaaaagaatagaagatggggaaagcgtacagagggagaaaagcaggagactggacctcatcctggaccccatcccCCGTGAAGATGAGTTGCCGTCCAGCTCCGTCCCTgggcaaaaaaagaggaaaagaatagaagatggggaaagcgtacagagggagaaaaacaggagactggaccccatcTCCTGTGAGGATGAGTTGCCGTCGAcctcagaggacactggtaagcTATATCcccatattttaactattattcTGCTATAAATGGTTCAAGAGACATCGAATGAtcgtcttgtgtttttgtcctcgTTCGTGTTGTGAACGTCAGTaaattcatgttgtgatgttttttctctcatctctagAAAGCAGAAACCCACCCGAGGCGGCTCAGAGCGAGAGAAGCGCCGATGATGGACCGGTTCTAGACTCGTCAGCCATGTTTAAGGCCAAGTACCGGCAGCAGAAGAAACTTGgcgaaggaggatgtggatgcgTGTATGCTGGCTATCGTAGAGAGGATAATCTTCCTGTAAgtttttcacatgttctttcacacacacacagacacacacagagtacggtcaggaagtgtaaccaaaaagtcttgtttgtatCTCCCTTAGGTCGCTATTAAGCATATTACCATAGACGAAAATCTCCTCCTTCACGAAGACACTGATGGGCTCCATATCCCCATGGAGGTCGCTGTGCTAAGGAAACTAGAGGCCGAATCAGAGCGGCATTCAGCACACGTTGACCTGCTGGACTGGTACATTGTGGACGAggagctgatcctggtgctggagagaccgATGCCGGCCGTAGACCTCTCCAACTACATTGAATCCAAAGGAGGCCActtgaaagaaaaggaagttaaggtaagctgctgtagtcatctcagagtctcagccatgaaaacatgtccaagcatcctctctgatccctcaactctctcttttttgtctttcaggttaTAATTAAGCAGTTGGTGAGTGTAGCCATTGACctgcaggagaaacacattttccaccggGACATCAAGCCGGAAAATCTCCTTATTGAGACCTGCATGAAGGCGCCGCGAGTTCGCGTCATCGACTTCGGTCTGAGCTGCTTCGCCGAAGAAGACGACGCCTTTGACACCTTTTATGGTAAGAAGTCCAATtttactcctgctctttattaactTTACCCATCGGggacttttacattgaaacaaagctcttcctcctcctcaatgtctttttattatgtctgtatattttaggtactCACATCCCCCCAGAGTGGTCCAGTCGGGAGGAGTA from Cyclopterus lumpus isolate fCycLum1 chromosome 21, fCycLum1.pri, whole genome shotgun sequence encodes:
- the LOC117750440 gene encoding serine/threonine-protein kinase pim-2-like yields the protein MGKVLGKHFYAEEDIVPGGRNREESQDGESPQSRHLDPNPCEDELPSSSVPGQKKRKRIEDGESVQREKSRRLDLILDPIPREDELPSSSVPGQKKRKRIEDGESVQREKNRRLDPISCEDELPSTSEDTESRNPPEAAQSERSADDGPVLDSSAMFKAKYRQQKKLGEGGCGCVYAGYRREDNLPVAIKHITIDENLLLHEDTDGLHIPMEVAVLRKLEAESERHSAHVDLLDWYIVDEELILVLERPMPAVDLSNYIESKGGHLKEKEVKVIIKQLVSVAIDLQEKHIFHRDIKPENLLIETCMKAPRVRVIDFGLSCFAEEDDAFDTFYGTHIPPEWSSREEYKAGPSTVYQIGMVLFFMRHKAASTPEMTFQELNETSWLSKDGKDFFEASLCADPDIRFTLYQLKHHPWLR